The genomic segment TTTTCTGGTGATTTTTTGAGACCATTTACTCCCCAAAATCGTTCAAGAGTTTTATTTTTATTTATCAGAGGCACGAGAGTTTGAATCCACTTATCGAGATAGATATCGTTTTCGATTCGTATGCTATCGAGATTCATCACATCTTCTGTGATAAAAAATGAGAGACAAAATTTATTCTTCGTTTTTTTGATATATTCTGGGCTTCCCTTGGTGAGTCCATGGATATTTCGTCGTCGTACACCGAGAATACTAAAAATTATGGTTACAACAAATCGAGCCGTCCAGAGTTGTCAGGATTTTGCAATGATAAAAAGATCGATATCAGAATTTTCATCTCATTCCCCCATGGCTCGGGAATTACAGAGTGCTACGAGTCTGATACTCGGGAAGAGTACCAACAATCAGAGTCAGATTTTGTGTCTCAGAGAAAGAATATTATATGGATACTTCATGTTGTATTTCTAAATTTTCTGGGGTGACTTCCCGGCGGGCACAGCGAGCAATAAATTCTCTTTGATCTAGATTTTTTATCATGATTTTTACGATGAGCGTTCGTCCTATATACCAACTAATTTCATTATTTTCTCAGACATATACTGGGGAAACAAAAATGATATTTTCTTGTCTTCTCGGGTCGGGCCAAATATATATATTCCAATCATTGGTTGTATACTTTTGTACCTTTTTATTCCCTACATGGAGCGTATCTGTCTTGTCTCAAAGAACTTCCGTGATGCCCTGAGATATCATATCAGCCACTACTCCTTCAGGAGTTATTTTCGGAACATCAGAATATCATTGGGGCACTTCGTAAACCATAAAAAGAGTATATGGTTACTGTATTGAAAGCAAGCTATATTCATTTTCGATACATCTCTTTATTGAGATGCACGAGGAGATCATAGGGTATCACATCGATGACTTTTGCTTGTTTCTCAAGACTGATAGGCGATTTTGGATTTTCACTGATAAAGAGGACTTCCTCACCAACTACTGGTTCGGGGACATGAGAGATATCAATCATCGTAATATTCATCGACACTCGTCAGATGATAGGACAAAGCATATTCCGTATAGAGAGAAATCCCTTGTTGGAAAATCTTCGGTCAAGTCCATCATTATATCCTATTGGTAATACACCTATAATCATCGCTTTTTCAGCGGTGTAAGTTCCGTCGTATCCTACGGATTCACCTGCATTCAGATATTTTACTTGCATCAACCGCGTATGACACCGCAGAGCGGGCAAGAGCTCAGGATGTCCATACCCATAATATCCGATTCCTGTACGAGCAAGTGTGTCATGGGCCTGGTCGGATTTTTTGTGGTTGAGTGCTCCGCCAGAGGCACAGATATGTTGAAAAGTAGGCCGTATGCCATGCTCTGTAAGGATTTTTTCAAAACGATTCATAGCTTCGTATTGAGTATTAGTTACGGTATGATCATCCGGTGTTGAGAGATGAGTCATGATGCCGACGATATTGCGCTTGAGAGATGAGAGTATTTTTAGGTCAGGTTTTGAGAATGATTGAATGCCCTCTCGGTGCATACCAGTGTCAAAAAAGAGGTGCAGCTTTGCGCGATTTCTCTTTTTTACAATTACTTGAGCATAGTCGAGGTCTGAGCAAGCATAGTGAAATCTTTTTTCCCGCGGGATATCCTCTGGATCAACAAAACCCATAATAAGTACTTCTTTTTTATACCCATATTTTTGGAGTTCATAGGCCTCAAAGAGTGAATCCACACAGACAAATGGGATAGTGTATGAATTCCATTCTTTTGCGAGGAGTTTTAACCCATGACCGTACGCATTGCTTTTCACGACGGGTACACAGGGTATTCCTGAGAGTCTTTGAAGTACTTCCAGATTGTGTTTGAGACGGTCTGGGAAAATAGTAATGGTGTTGAGGTTGTGGTAAGGCATATTTCTACAGATAGCTTCCTCGGAGTACCCACCTGTCTATATCAGTGATTTTGACTGGCACGAGTGTTCCTATTGTAACAGATTCATTCTTTGGAGCAAATACTTCTCGGAAGTTTCTCGTTCGTCCAGAGATTGTGCCGTCTTCCTCATCGATTTTTGAAACGAGAATTATTTCCTCTCGGCCAATCATACACTGGTTTCTCTCTTGAATTATCTCATACATCAGCGTATTGAGCTGGTCCCATCGTCTTGCTTTTACATCAGCGGGAATTTGTCATGGCATCTTGGCAGCATAAGTTTGTTTTCGAGGAGAATATCGCGCGATATAAGCAAAATCAAATTGGCACTCACGAAATGCCCTCACAGTATTCTCAAATTGTTCCTCAGTTTCTCCAGGAAATCCCACAATAATATCCGTCGAGATACCAAAGAGTGGGTCACGAGAACGGAGGTAGTCGACCATCATTTTGAAATCTTCATAGGTGTGTTTTCGATTCATCTTCTTGAGAAGTTCATTATCTCACGACTGAAGTGCAAAATGGAGATAGTGGCAACATTTTTCGAGATCAAAATGGGCGTCGAGAATATCACGGGTCATATCATGGGGATTGCTTGAAGTAAAGCGGATTCTATCGAGCCCATTGATGTCGTTGAGAGCTTCTAGTAGCTCTCGGAAGGGCGTTCTCACACTCGCGGATTCCCATGTAAGTTCTTCCGGATTCCAGAGATTTTTCCGTGTTTCTTTGCCATAGCTATTCACATTTTGCCCGAGCAGTGTGATTTCTTTTGCACCATTTTTCACTGCATCTCTTGCTTCTTCAATTATATCTTCAATGGGTCGAGAAACTTCTTTTCCTCGAGTGTAGGGGACAATACAAAAGGTACAATAATTATCACATCCCGTTTGTATGATAATATTGGCACTTCCATTGGATTCTCGTTCCTGTCGTACACGGAGGTAGGACTGAAAAGAATCATCTTGGCCAATATCTTCTCGATAAATGAGAGATAGAATGGTTGTCAGTGTACCAATTTCTTCTATTCTTATCACAAAATCTATATTCTCGGTGCGAATAAAAAGCTCATCATCAGAATTGAAGAGAGAAGTCACTGGTACGTCAGTGCTTGAGTACGTCAGTGCTTGAGTCTTGAAATCCAGAAGCTCTATTTTTGTTGTGTTTTTTCGCCCCTGATAGCCGTAATATTTCTTATTGATACCTGTTTTTCGTGTCATGCATCCTGTCACACCGATGATGATATTTTTACCAGTTTTTTCCCTTCGGTCTGAGCTTACTTTTCAAAGAGAATACTCAGGGTCGATGACTCGTATTTTCTGGATTTCTTCTATGTATCCGAAGACTTTATCTTCTGACTTCTGGCGAACAGAGCAGGTATTGAATATAATGACATCGGCTTCATGCCATTCATCAACTCGTGCAAGTCCTGCCTGAGAAAGGAGCATATGAATCTTTTCACTATCAGCATAGTTCATCTGACACCCGAAGGTCCGAATACAATATTTTTTTGAAGATGGTGGTTTATTTGCTTTTTGAAGCTCAGATTTTATAAAAGAGAGCTTCTCGTGGCTTATGAGAGACATAGGAGAAGTATACACAATTCTCTATAAAATGAAGGAGTTATTTTTCACATAAAAAATTTTTATGGTAGTTATCGTATATCCGCGAAATCTCTAGCGCCTAATTTATGAGCATCGGAGAAAGAACGTTCAAATACCCAGTGGAACATGATATATTTCAGAACTTTTCAAAAGCTCGAGAAACGTCGCCCACTCGTTATGACCGTTGTGGACATGTCCTGTATGCTCAGCATATCTCATTTCTCTCATATTTTTGCTGCCAGTAAAAGATCTTCTCCTAAATTAATACCTGGAGAATATCCTCCCATTTGGATTGCTATATCTTTCTTAAAAACAGAATTATATCAATAAATTGCTGGGCACTTAGGCTCCCTTCAGCTCCATTTTCGGATTGTATCTATTACATATTTCATCCAATGGAAGGACCAATGTACTCATCAATATTGGCTTCCGCCAGACAAAAAACAGAGATTCTTGTTATTCTGGAAATAATGCATTGACTCTTCGACCCATGTAGCTGGTACGATAGAATCTGCATCCGTAGTAAATATATATTCTCCTTTTGCAGCCATAAGTCCTGCTTGTCGCGCATAGGAGGTTCATTTTTGTTTTTCCTCGATAACCTTTAATCCACATGATTCTGCGAGAAACTTCGTGTTATCAGTACTACCATTATCGACGAGAATAATCTCAGTAGGATAGTGTGTTTTTATTTTGCTCAATGCTTCGATTGTGGGTAAGAGATATTTTTCTTCATTATAGGCAGGTATCACGATCGATACTACCGGTGCTTCTGACTGAAGAGAAAGAATTCTTTTTTTTATGTCTGTTTCCACAATGATTTTCTCGATTAGGATGTATAGATCCAGTATAATGATTTTCTCGATAAAAAAAGTCCTCCTCGGATGAGGACTTTCTCTTAGATTGCTTTAAAATTATGCTGTCGCGTCTTCTTCTTCGAGCCCAAGTGACTTCTTGAGATCGTCTATCTTATTTTGGTCTTCATTGGATTTTTGACGGTTTTTGAGCTCATCGATATAGATTTGTTTGAGTTGTTTCCATTCTGCTCGTTTGTCAGTGACGAGTTTTTTGATTGTTTCTGCTTCTTTTGGCATGAGCTTACGGAATTCTTCTCGTTCCTCAGTAAATACCTTTTTGAGCTCATCAATCTGGTATTGAGAAAGTGTTGGGATGGCATCGACGACGCGTTTTTTCTCTGAGACAGAAAGTGACAGTGAGTGCTCGAGGAGGTCTACGAAATCTTTTTCCTCAAATTGTGTCAGAGGGTGGAAAGAGACCAGGTCGAGAATAATCTGATTATCATCAGTATTATATCGTCCGATAAGGTCTTTGAAAAATGCTTCTGCTGCTATGGGGTCAAATGTAGAATTATCATCTCCACTCGCTCCACCTTGTCCAGTTTGTCCGCCTTGGGTAGTGTCTTCAGCCATAAAAAGAAATTAAGAACGAAAGATATGAGAAGCGATAAAAACTTCTATCTTTTCACGCAGTATATCATCGAATACCCCATTTGTCCAAACTTTTTCTACATCATCATCTTCATCGAGGTCATTTAGGAGCTTTATTACTTTGACGCCTTGGTCAAAATCGATGATTTCATTTTCGAGCGTGGGGAGATACTCGAAACTGCTTGAGACGATTAGTATACTTTTTGATTTTAGGAAGTCAAGCACTGAGGAAAAGTTTTCTCTGAGAACGATAAGCCGTGTTTCATCGTCAATTGTTTTGTAATCATCAGCGCCTGATTCGATAATCATATCTTCTGTGATATCGGAGGCGTTGACGATAATAACTCCACGATACTGAAATATATGATTGGAGAGCGATCCTGCTTCTCATAGATTACCACCATTTCTCGTAAAATAGGAACGTATACTACTGGCAGTACGATTTCTGTTATCGGTGAGTGTCCGTACGATCACAGCGACACCGCCTGCAGCATATCACTCGTAGGTGATATCTTCGATATCGGCAACATCTTTATCGAGTCCCGCCCCCCGTCGTATGGCTTTTTCGATAACATCCCGAGGAACGCTGTCCTTTTTTGCTTTTTCGATAGCTGTATAGAGCGTGGGATTTTCGTCTGGTTTTGCCCCACTGCGTGCGGCGAGGGCGATGAGTTTGGAGTGCATACCATACACTTTTCACTTTTGTACGGCAGAAGCAGCTTTTTTATTGGCAAGAACGGGTCAACGTCACATAAAGTTGGGAGATAGGTGGTAGAGATAGGTGGTAGATAGTGCTCTATAAGTAATATCATTCCACGGTTTCCAGTCTATTATGTTGTTTTTTGATATGAGTCAACCAGTGTTTTTATTTTTTACCTCATGTGATTTGTATTTTACCCAAAAAATACTACACTATTTCTATGTCACACATGTTTGAGCAAAGTGCCGGAGGAATTGTCTATCGCAAGCACGGTGGGCTTATCGAAGTGCTCTTGCTCAAATGGAAAAACTCTGGAGGCAATATCGTCTATGCTCTCCCAAAATGACATCTTCTCGAAAATGAAACGGCTGCTGACGCGGCTATTCGTGAAATCGTCGAGGAAACTGGTCTCGAAGCATCACTTTTAAAGATTAAAAAATTTATTAAAACAATCTCTTTTTCCTTCACTGCTCGGCATAAAACAGGGAGTCCAACTATCAATAAAGATGTCGCACTCTATCTCGTCGAATACTCTGGAGCGAAAAAGCCGTATGTCCAGCGGGAAGAACGATTTGTGGGTTCTGTATGGCTCACACTTCCAGATCTCAAGAAAGTAAAAACGAAACCAAATATTTATGATATAGTGGAGGCAAATAAGGATTTTATGTAAACGTATTGATAGAAATACAAAATACAAAGCGCAAAATACAAAATATAGGAAGTAATTGGTTCGGGAGCCAATAAATTAATCAAATTCCTTCATTTTGTATTTTGCATTCTGTATTTTGTACTAGCAAGAAAAGATAAGAGTCTTACTTGCAACTTTCACCTCCTTCATTATACTCCCCTCATAATTTGGTTACTTAATTTTCTTCTATGCAACTCTCTCTTGGCAAAAATGGTTCCTACGTCGATATCACAGAAGGTGGTGCTCGCATCTCTCTCACGGAAACGGCGGTTCTCATCAATGATTATGCGGTTGATTTCCCTGGTGAATATGAACGCAATTTTATCTTCGCGGAAGTCCGCGAGACACAGAGTGGTCTTATCTGGATCTTGACGATAGATGGGAAGACTTTAATTTATCT from the Candidatus Gracilibacteria bacterium genome contains:
- the alr gene encoding alanine racemase; amino-acid sequence: MPYHNLNTITIFPDRLKHNLEVLQRLSGIPCVPVVKSNAYGHGLKLLAKEWNSYTIPFVCVDSLFEAYELQKYGYKKEVLIMGFVDPEDIPREKRFHYACSDLDYAQVIVKKRNRAKLHLFFDTGMHREGIQSFSKPDLKILSSLKRNIVGIMTHLSTPDDHTVTNTQYEAMNRFEKILTEHGIRPTFQHICASGGALNHKKSDQAHDTLARTGIGYYGYGHPELLPALRCHTRLMQVKYLNAGESVGYDGTYTAEKAMIIGVLPIGYNDGLDRRFSNKGFLSIRNMLCPIIGRVSMNITMIDISHVPEPVVGEEVLFISENPKSPISLEKQAKVIDVIPYDLLVHLNKEMYRKGI
- a CDS encoding MiaB/RimO family radical SAM methylthiotransferase; its protein translation is MSLISHEKLSFIKSELQKANKPPSSKKYCIRTFGCQMNYADSEKIHMLLSQAGLARVDEWHEADVIIFNTCSVRQKSEDKVFGYIEEIQKIRVIDPEYSLGKVSSDRREKTGKNIIIGVTGCMTRKTGINKKYYGYQGRKNTTKIELLDFKTQALTYSSTDVPVTSLFNSDDELFIRTENIDFVIRIEEIGTLTTILSLIYREDIGQDDSFQSYLRVRQERESNGSANIIIQTGCDNYCTFCIVPYTRGKEVSRPIEDIIEEARDAVKNGAKEITLLGQNVNSYGKETRKNLWNPEELTWESASVRTPFRELLEALNDINGLDRIRFTSSNPHDMTRDILDAHFDLEKCCHYLHFALQSGDNELLKKMNRKHTYEDFKMMVDYLRSRDPLFGISTDIIVGFPGETEEQFENTVRAFRECQFDFAYIARYSPRKQTYAAKMPGQIPADVKARRWDQLNTLMYEIIQERNQCMIGREEIILVSKIDEEDGTISGRTRNFREVFAPKNESVTIGTLVPVKITDIDRWVLRGSYL
- a CDS encoding glycosyltransferase, producing METDIKKRILSLQSEAPVVSIVIPAYNEEKYLLPTIEALSKIKTHYPTEIILVDNGSTDNTKFLAESCGLKVIEEKQKGTSYARQAGLMAAKGEYIFTTDADSIVPATWVEESMHYFQNNKNLCFLSGGSQYGGVHWSFHWMKYVIDTIRKWSGREPKCPAIYGYNSVFKKDIAIQMGGYSPGINLGEDLLLAAKIGEKGDMLSIQDMSTTVITSGRRFSSFGKVLKYIMFHWVFERSFSDAHKLGARDFADIR
- a CDS encoding YebC/PmpR family DNA-binding transcriptional regulator, translating into MGRGPVLANKKAASAVQKGKVYGMHSKLIALAARSGAKPDENPTLYTAIEKAKKDSVPRDVIEKAIRRGAGLDKDVADIEDITYEGYAAGGVAVIVRTLTDNRNRTASSIRSYFTRNGGNLGEAGSLSNHIFQYRGVIIVNASDITEDMIIESGADDYKTIDDETRLIVLRENFSSVLDFLKSKSILIVSSSFEYLPTLENEIIDFDQGVKVIKLLNDLDEDDDVEKVWTNGVFDDILREKIEVFIASHIFRS
- a CDS encoding NUDIX domain-containing protein, with the translated sequence MSHMFEQSAGGIVYRKHGGLIEVLLLKWKNSGGNIVYALPKGHLLENETAADAAIREIVEETGLEASLLKIKKFIKTISFSFTARHKTGSPTINKDVALYLVEYSGAKKPYVQREERFVGSVWLTLPDLKKVKTKPNIYDIVEANKDFM